The window CCCGCAGAACAACCCGATCAGCGAGTTGACCATCTGCCCGCCGAGCACCGGCAGCGCGTCGACGAGCACGACGTCGCGGCCGAGCCGGACCGATTCGATCGCTGCGGACAACCCGGCGATGCCGGCGCCCACGACGCAGACGTCGGCGGTGACCTGGTGGGCGCCGGTGCCGGCGGGCTTGCGGACGGTGTGGACCTTCAGCTCGGTGAGGGGGTGCGGCATGGCTCACACGCTAGGTCGCGCTCCCGGGCCCCCGGAAATAGAGAATCGCGCTGCGGAAGTATCAGCTCGGGTTATACCTAGAGGTCCCGCGCGAGGTCGGTCAGCACGGTGCGGAGCCATCGGTGGGCCGGGTCGCCGTCGTAGCCGGCGTGCCACCAGAACCGTTCGACGATCGGTTCCGGATCACCGGGACACGGCAGGACCCGCAGGCCGAGCCGGCCGGCGACGCGCGTCGCAAGGCGTTCCTGCAGCAGCGCGACGCGGTCGGTGCCCGCGACGAAATGGGGCACGGCCTGATAGCTCTCGACGCGGACCCGGATGCGCGGCTGGATGCCGAAGAGCGCGAGCTGGCGGCCCATCGGAGCGGCGGGCGGGAACCCGCGATCCGGCTGGAACGGCGCGACCCACGGCAGCGCGGCGAGCTGCTCGAGGCTGAGCTCGTCGCCCCGCACCGGCGAGTTCGCCGCGTCGACGACGCAGACCCAGCGGTCGGTGAACAACGCGACCGAGCGCACGTCGGGCAGCTCGAACCGGCTGACCGGGGGCGCGACCATCCCGTCGATCAGCCGGATCGTGTCGGTGATGTCGCTGGCGAACGCCTCCCGGACCAGCCGGACGTGCAGCTGGACGTCCGGCGCCCGCGCCGCGAGCAGCGCGGACAGCCGCGAACCCAGTACCTCGATCGTGTAGTCCGCCATGACCAGCGTGAACTCGCGGGCGGACGCGCCGGGGTCGAAGTCGTGGCCGGTGCCGAAGAGCCGCTCCGCGCCGGTGCACACCGCCTCGACCTGGTCGGCCAGCTGCGTTGCCAGCGCGGACAGCACGTAGCCGTTCCCGGACCGCACCAGCAATTCGTCGCCGAAGTGCCGGCGCAACCGCGCGAGCGCGGCACTCGCCGCGGGCTGCGACACCCCGAGCCGGGCCGCCGCCCGGGTGACGTTCCGCTCCCGGAGCAGCTCTCGCAGGACCACCAGCAGGTTGAGGTCCAGGTTCGCCAGGTGAACGGCGGAGTGCCTCGCCACGGTGGGACTATAAACCAGACTGACACCCTTCGCAGCGACTGCCCGGGGAGAATGACCGGCATGACCGTGACAGGACGCCCGGAACTCGTCGCCCTCGACGCGACGGACATCGCGGCGCTCGCCGCCTTCTACGCCGACCTGACCGGCTGGCGCACCGTCTGAGACGTGGACGGCCCAATCACCCTGCGTGCTGATGACGGGCAAGAGATCGCCTTCCACCAGGTTGCCGAGCACATTCCGCCACAATGGCCAGGTCAGGAGCGCCCCAGCAAGCCCACCTCGACGTCATCGTCGACAACCCCGGCCACCCGGCGGCGCCGCACAACCCAGCGGGGCGTCCAGCCCGGCGGCAGGCTGCCGGTGGCCGGACGCGGCGGCATCGCAGGATTGCGCGAGGGGCGCGATGGTGCGAGCCTGGCCAGAACACTCTACGCATCGGACACGACATGGAATTGCTGACGCCCTGGGACGGTTCGAGGGTCGGGTTGGATCAGGATGAAATGCGTCGGCACAATCGCGGTGCTTTTCTTCGCCTTGTGCACCTGAGCGGCGAAATCTCGCGGGCTGACCTCGCGAGACGGATGAACCTCAATCGAAGCACGATCAAGACGCTGACGGCGGAACTGAGCGCGGCGGGCCTGGTCCGGGAAGTGTCGCAGACGGACAACCGTCACCAGGGCCGCCCGTCGCTCATTGTGCGGCCGGAGACTCAGCGATTCCACGTATTGGCGTTCGACGTCGCGGTGGACCGGTTGGTCGCCGCCCGGATCGGGCTCGGCGGTGTCATCCTGGACCGCAAGGTCGCTTTCCGGCGCCGGTCCGGAGTCGATCTCGACTATGTGGTCACGACGCTCGCGGAGCTCGGCCGCCAGTTGGCCGAGGCGGCGCCGTCGACGTCGACTTGCGTGGGACTGGGGGCCTCGTACTGCGGAATGATCCGTCCCGACGACGGAACCGTCCGTTTCGGTCCCGACCTCGGATGGGTTGATCAGGCGTTCGGCGCCGAACTGGCACGCCGGCTTGGGTTGGGCCTGCGGGTGCCGGTGGGAAACGAGGCGCATCTCGGAGCGCTCGCGGAGCACCTTCGCGGGGCCGGGGCGGGGGTGCAGAACCTCGTCTACCTGCACGGCGACGTCGGCGTCGGTGGTGGGATCATCGTCGGCGGCACGGTGCTGGACGGCGACGCGGGGTACGGCTGCGAGCTGGGCCACATGGTCGTCAACCCGCACGGCGGGCGGCCTTGTGGCTGCGGCTCCAGCGGGTGCCTGGAGGCGGAAGCCGGTGAGCGGGCCTTGCTGGACGCCGCGCGCCGACCGGCGGAGGTCTTCGGGCGTGACGCCGTGCGGGCGGTGGCCGACGACGCGGCCGCGGGCGATGCCGACGCGCGAGACGCGCTCGATTACGTGGGGGATTGGCTGGGCATCGGCGTGGCGAATCTCATCAATCTCTTCAATCCCGCCGTGGTCGTCTTCGGCGGAATGTTGCGGGACGTGTACGCCGGTGTATTGCCGCGAGTACGCAGTCGCGTCGCACGCAATGTGCTGCCGGTGGCGAAGGAAAAAGCGCGCCTGAGCGTGTCAGCTCTTGGGGACGACACCACCCTGATCGGCGCCGGCGAGCTCGGATTCTCGCGGCTGCTGCGCGATCCATTGAGGGACACATCGCGGATTTCGCCGGCGGCTTGGTGATCCGGCCGGGCGTGTCACTCGGGAGCGAACGACATGCGCGACGCGCGGCGGCCTGGCTCGCGATACCTGCCGCGAACAACGCCTCCGCCGGACCGACCGTGAGGCGGTGCGGAGCAGTCCGAGCCGGCTCGGGTCGTGGCCGGCCGGCCGGTCGGCGACCTGCCAGGCCAGGGTGGACGGTCGGCGAGGGCAGCGATCCGGCTGGGCAGGGCACCGGCCCCCGACCCTGCGAGGCCGCCCCGGACGTCGACCGCTCTCTTCTGCCGTTGACCGTGCACTACTGATCGTGGATCGCGTACCTGAGCCAGTACAAGCTCAGAGCTCGTGGCGTGGCGGCCAGATGACGATGGTGGTTCCGCGGCCCGTGGTGTCGGCGACGCTGATGGCCCCGCGGTGAGCGGTGACGGTCTCTCGCGCGATGGCGAGGCCGAGACCGCTCGTCCCGCTCGCACGGTCCCGACTGCCGTCGAGGCGACGAACCGATCGAAGACCCGGTCACGGGCCTCGGCCGGGATGCCCGGGCCGTCGTCGGCGATTTCGAGGACCGCGCGCTCGACGGTGCCTGCCGTTCTGATGTGGACAGTCGCCTCCGCGTGCCAGGAGGCACCTGCGGTACCTGCGAGACCGCCGTCCTGTCCGGGAAGCCGGATCACCGTGACTCGGTCCTCACCGACGACGAGCGGGAGGCCGGCGACACGATGACGATCTGCGTGTCCCGCTCGTGCTCGCCCCGTCTTGTCCTCGATCTCTGACCACGCAGGAGACACCCATGCCCGCCCCCACAGGAAACAGGGCGGTCCCCGTGCTCGACGTCGACCTGTTCGCCGACACCAACCTCGTGGATCCGTATCCCATGCACGAGGACCTACGCGAGTCCGGCGCCGTGGTCTACCTCGAGCGCTACCGGGTTTGGGCCATGGCTCGGCACGCGGAGGTGTATGCCGCGCTGACCGACTACGAGACATTCTGCTCCAGCGTCGGGGGGCGGATTCGTTCTCGGAGTGCGCTGTCAGCACCAGCGTGAACCACGTCGTCACAACATTTCAGCGGCGACACGCAACTGGTGCGCTGGTCCGCTTCGTCCGTCGCGGCTCTAATACGGCAGCCGCAGTCTGGGATGTTTGTCGCGTTGTCGCTGGTAGTGGCCGTGGCGGGCGCGGGTTTGGTGGCGTCGTCGCCACAGTGACCAGTGATCGGTGTGTTCTGGTGGGTGGACGGGGTCGGTGCCGGTGGCCAAGAGTCGTCTGATTTCATTGCAGGATAAGGGAATTAACTGTTCTGCAGTGTCGGAGGTGCCCCCTTTTCGATGCGGGACCGTTCATCGTGGGCGGTGGTGGCGAGGAACGCGGCGGCGAGCATGGACAGGGTGATGTGCCGGTACCACGCCTGGTATTTGCGGACCTGGTAGTGGTCCAAGCCGGTCTCGTTCTTGGCGAACTGGAACGTTTCCTCCACCGCCCAACGGGATCCGGCGACCCGGACGAGCTCGGCAACGGGGACGGGGTAGGTGGAGTGGCAGATGTAGTAGGCCAGCTCGGTGGGTTTGCTGATCGAGCGGCGAACCAGCAGCTGATGCCCGCCGGTGGTGGCGGGGTCGAGCAGCAGCCAGTCGTAGAGCCGGTGTCCTTTGCTGCCGATCCCGGCGGAGAGGCGTTGCCAGCCCTTGCGCGGTGCCGCAGCGGCGAGCTCGTCAGCCCGCAACGTCCCGGCCGGGGTGCCGAAGCGGTGATCACACGAGATGGCCATGACGTAGTTCAGTCCGGCCTGTTCGCACCAGCTGCGCAGTCCGGGGTTGTCGCCGTAGGCCTCGTCGGCGGTGAACCACTCGAGGTCGGAGCCGGTGTCGAGCAGCCGTTCCAGCATCCGCTGGGCGAGCTGGGGTTTGGTCGCGAACGTCACGGTGTCGGCGATCCCGGCCTCACGGCAGCGCTCGGGATCCTCGGTCCACGACTTGGGCAGGTAGAGTTCTCGGTCGATCAACGCGCGTCCCTTGACCGAGACGTAGGTCAGGAACACGCCGAGCTGGCAGTTCTCGATCCGTCCGGCGGTGCCGGAATACTGCCGCTGCACTCCGGCGGATTTGGTGCCCTTCTTCAGGAATCCGGTCTCGTCGGCCACTGCGACCCCACTGCGGTCGCCGAGGTGGGTCAGCACATGGCCGCGCAGATCGTCGCGGACCGCGTCGGCGTCCCAGCGGTAGAAGTTCAGCAACCGTTGCATACCGTCGGGGCACAGGTCGCCGGCCTGCTCAGCGATCGTCCACGAGTTCTTCCGCTCCGCCTTCGACAGCAGCCCCAGCACATACATCCGGGCCCGCCGCCGTGAGTCCGCCTGCGCGAAACGCCCCGCGACCAGCGCGAACACGTCATCGAACCCGGCCTGCCACCGAGCCAGACGATCATCAACTACAGTTCTCGACGCGGCCACCGCGTCTTCTTCGAGATCCAACACACCTTGAAGTCGATCACGCGGTGGCCGCCTTCATGACCACGACACGCCGCCAGGTCACACACTGCGGCTGCCGTACTAAGGGGTTCGGTCGGGGAGTCCGTTGGATCTGAAATGTTACCAATCGATGCTTCAGTGCACTGAAGTGATGGCTGACGCTTTTCTGTAGAAAGATGAAGTTTTGCCCTGTTGCTCGCTGTCACACTAACGGGTGATAGTGGTGAGGATCTTGGTGCGTCTAGCTTTCCCTTTGCCGCTCATTCCGCAGCGGCCGCCTTCTGCGCTGGCCGCTGTTCCGAAGCCCGTGGATTTCGGGGCGGACGCGGCGAAATCGACGGACCTCGCGATCGACGGGTGGGGCGACGCCCAGGGCTACCACCTCGACGTCGGGCGGGAAAAGTCCGGATTCGCCTGGCAGGAAGCCGCCCTGATCAGCCCCGAAGGCGTCGACGACTCATCGTGGATCGGGTACCAGTGCCTCTCCGGGGACGGACGCTTCGCGGCGGTGGCGGTGCTGCCGGCGTCGGTAGTCAACCGGCAAGCGGCTCGTGACCATGGCGCGCTCGCCTACTCCGTGGACTTGGCGAGCGGCCTGGTGCGCCCACTCGCCACCGGCGTCGGGCTGAAGTACTTCTCGCCGGGCTGCGGCACCGGCGACGAGGCCGTGTTCAGCCTGGACACCGGCGTCAACGACCAGAACACACAACTGCTGAGCGCGAACTTGGCAACCGGCAAAATCGACGCCGCCATCACGACGTCCGGACAGGTCACGTCCGCGGTGCCGACGGCGAGCAGGATCGTCGGCGCCGCCGGCCCGCGGCTGGTGTCCGTCTCCGGTAACGGAAAGTCCGTGGTCGTGGCAACGGAGAGCGGCGACGTCTACGACCTGCGCCCGGCTGCCGACGGGGGAGTGAACTTCCTCCCTCGCCGGCCGCACGCTCACGATCGGGGACGCGCGGGCGGAGCTGGTGAGCCTGGAGGTGTGGTCGACTCAGCTCGTCCTGAATCTCGCGCACGTCGACGTCGAACCACGCCGGGTGCGGGAGCGCTTCGGAGCCCACTGGCGCGGATGGGACGACGCGGGAACCCAGTACCAGGGCGGCCGCAGCAGCGGCGGCGGGTCACATTCGTTGTACACCGAGCGGCGGGTGTTCGAGCCCGGCCCACCGGAGGAAGCACGGGTCGCCACGCTGGTTCTCGAGTCCGGGGACGACCGGGCCACGGTCCCGATCGAGCTGCCCGCGGAGTGACGCGACCGGCCGGCGGCGCGCAGTCGATGACCACGATCCGGCCGCCCGGGCGGAGCAGCCGGCCGACGTGCGCGAGGTAGCCGGCCGCGTCCGGGGCGAGCTCGCGGGGTCAGCACGCAACTCCGTTCGTTCGACGGTGCACGTCCGAGTGGTCTGCGCGTTAGGATCCGCCTCCATGATCGAGGACGACGCACCAGCCGATCCGGTCGCCTGCCGCCGCCCGGCCTACCTGAAGGACCTGGCCGGCGGCGTGGATCGGTTCTTCGAGCCTCGCCGCACCAGCTGTCCGTGGTGTGACTCTGATGCACTTCGTGGCCGGTTGCGCACGACCGACTTGCTGCAGCACAAGCCGGGCCGGTTCGTGCTCGACGAATGCCGGGAGTGCGGGCACGTCTTTCAGAACCCCCGGCTGAATCCGGCCGGGCTCGAGTTCTACTACCGGGACTGCTATGACGGGCTCGGCGAAAAGAACATGACGGGGATGTTCGAAGGCAACCGGGCGGGTTATCGCTCCCGGGTCGAGCTGGTCCGGGACATCGGCGCATCGGGTGAGTGGCTCGACGTCGGCATGGGGCACGGACATTTCTGCAAGGAAGCCGCCGCGGTGCTGCCGGGTGTCGAGTTCGACGGTCTCGATCTCGGCGACGGGGTGGAGCTGGCGCGTCGGCAGGGCTGGATCCGTACCGGCTATCGGGGCTTGTTCGTGGACTTGGCCGAGGATCTCGCCGGGCGCTACGACGTGGTCAGCATGTACCACTACCTGGAACACACCGCGGAACCCAAGCGAGAGCTGGCGGCGGCGATGGCGGTGTTGCGGCCTGGTGGGCTGCTGGCGATCGAGCTGCCCGATCCGGAATGTCGCTGGGCGAAGATGCTCGGCCGGTGGTGGATGCCGTGGCTGCAACCCCAGCATCTGAACCTGATGCCGATCGGCAACCTCCGTGCGGAGCTGGCGAGCCGCGGATTCACGGTGGTCGCCGAGCAACGTGCCGAGCCCCATGCTGCGATCGACGTGCTGGCCGCGTCGATCATGGCGGTCAACGCCCTGACCATCGCCGGGGAGGATCTTCCGTGGCGGGACGCTCCGCCAACGCGGTGGCGGCGGATCCTGCGCAGGGCCACGTTCGTCGTGTGCGTGCCGCTGTTCGTACTGGCCGCGGCGGTGGACCGGGTCAGCGCACCGTTCGGCCGGCAGCGCGGGTGGTCCAACGCGTATCGGGTGGTGGCTCGCCGGGATGCCGCATAGCCCGCCCCTTTTCGATTGTCGACGCGTGAAGCTACGATCCTGGCCGGGTCTTCCCGCTGGTGAACCCGATCGACAACCAGGACCACCTCGTTTCACTGGGCGCCGTTCCCCACCTACGGCCCCAGCCTCGTCGACCTGCGACACCGGCCTCGATCCGACGATACCCCCGTTGTTGACCACCTCGTCGAGGTGGCCAAAGGGACCGTCGATCCACTTCACCGCCTCAGCGGACGCTGCCCACGGCGGTGACGTCGAGGACTTCCGGGTTGGTCGTCGCCGGGCACGCCACTACTTCTTCGCGGCGGCGACCTTCTTGCGCGGTGCGCGTTTGCGGGCCGGGGCCGGTTCGGCGGCTTGTCGCTGGGCTTCCTCGTACGCGCTGACGATTTCGGAAGACAGCCGGCCTCGTTCGGAGACCTCGTAGCCGGTCTCACTCGCCCAGGCCCGGATCGCGCGGGACCGTTCGCGGTCAGCCGAGTTGACTGTCGTTGACTGGCCGGTCGCGACGCGCATTTTGCGGCCGCCGGTCTTGCGGCCCGCGGCGATGAAGCGGGCGAGTTCCCCGCGCAGAGCGGCGGCGTTGTCGTCGGACAGGTCGATCTCGTAGCTGACGCCGTCGAGGCCGAACGGGATAGTGTGGGCGGCGGCACTGCCATCGAGGTCGTCCAG of the Amycolatopsis sp. NBC_01488 genome contains:
- a CDS encoding LysR family transcriptional regulator, translated to MARHSAVHLANLDLNLLVVLRELLRERNVTRAAARLGVSQPAASAALARLRRHFGDELLVRSGNGYVLSALATQLADQVEAVCTGAERLFGTGHDFDPGASAREFTLVMADYTIEVLGSRLSALLAARAPDVQLHVRLVREAFASDITDTIRLIDGMVAPPVSRFELPDVRSVALFTDRWVCVVDAANSPVRGDELSLEQLAALPWVAPFQPDRGFPPAAPMGRQLALFGIQPRIRVRVESYQAVPHFVAGTDRVALLQERLATRVAGRLGLRVLPCPGDPEPIVERFWWHAGYDGDPAHRWLRTVLTDLARDL
- a CDS encoding ROK family transcriptional regulator; the protein is MELLTPWDGSRVGLDQDEMRRHNRGAFLRLVHLSGEISRADLARRMNLNRSTIKTLTAELSAAGLVREVSQTDNRHQGRPSLIVRPETQRFHVLAFDVAVDRLVAARIGLGGVILDRKVAFRRRSGVDLDYVVTTLAELGRQLAEAAPSTSTCVGLGASYCGMIRPDDGTVRFGPDLGWVDQAFGAELARRLGLGLRVPVGNEAHLGALAEHLRGAGAGVQNLVYLHGDVGVGGGIIVGGTVLDGDAGYGCELGHMVVNPHGGRPCGCGSSGCLEAEAGERALLDAARRPAEVFGRDAVRAVADDAAAGDADARDALDYVGDWLGIGVANLINLFNPAVVVFGGMLRDVYAGVLPRVRSRVARNVLPVAKEKARLSVSALGDDTTLIGAGELGFSRLLRDPLRDTSRISPAAW
- a CDS encoding IS701 family transposase, whose protein sequence is MARWQAGFDDVFALVAGRFAQADSRRRARMYVLGLLSKAERKNSWTIAEQAGDLCPDGMQRLLNFYRWDADAVRDDLRGHVLTHLGDRSGVAVADETGFLKKGTKSAGVQRQYSGTAGRIENCQLGVFLTYVSVKGRALIDRELYLPKSWTEDPERCREAGIADTVTFATKPQLAQRMLERLLDTGSDLEWFTADEAYGDNPGLRSWCEQAGLNYVMAISCDHRFGTPAGTLRADELAAAAPRKGWQRLSAGIGSKGHRLYDWLLLDPATTGGHQLLVRRSISKPTELAYYICHSTYPVPVAELVRVAGSRWAVEETFQFAKNETGLDHYQVRKYQAWYRHITLSMLAAAFLATTAHDERSRIEKGAPPTLQNS
- a CDS encoding class I SAM-dependent methyltransferase, whose translation is MIEDDAPADPVACRRPAYLKDLAGGVDRFFEPRRTSCPWCDSDALRGRLRTTDLLQHKPGRFVLDECRECGHVFQNPRLNPAGLEFYYRDCYDGLGEKNMTGMFEGNRAGYRSRVELVRDIGASGEWLDVGMGHGHFCKEAAAVLPGVEFDGLDLGDGVELARRQGWIRTGYRGLFVDLAEDLAGRYDVVSMYHYLEHTAEPKRELAAAMAVLRPGGLLAIELPDPECRWAKMLGRWWMPWLQPQHLNLMPIGNLRAELASRGFTVVAEQRAEPHAAIDVLAASIMAVNALTIAGEDLPWRDAPPTRWRRILRRATFVVCVPLFVLAAAVDRVSAPFGRQRGWSNAYRVVARRDAA
- a CDS encoding histone-like nucleoid-structuring protein Lsr2, producing the protein MAQKVLVEMLDDLDGSAAAHTIPFGLDGVSYEIDLSDDNAAALRGELARFIAAGRKTGGRKMRVATGQSTTVNSADRERSRAIRAWASETGYEVSERGRLSSEIVSAYEEAQRQAAEPAPARKRAPRKKVAAAKK